In Monodelphis domestica isolate mMonDom1 chromosome 1, mMonDom1.pri, whole genome shotgun sequence, the sequence tcatgaaCTGCAACATGAATAGCCCAAGAAGAAAGCAATAAGAAGCCTGGTGAATGTAAGCCTAGtgagaacaaaggaaagcactAGAGAGCACAGAAAATGAGAGCCCTGCACAACTTGAATTGATTGCAGAATAGAAAAGCACCTAAAGACAAAGTATATAATACAGTCACTGAATATATGCAGCCATTGACACAAGAAACATAAGAAAACCTTGCATTTGAAAGAATAGCAGCCACAATTATCTGCCTAACATAGTAACAAATCTATCTCCAAGTAATACATACAATAACCAGtccaaaaaaattatatacagtAACCATAAGATAGATctccttgaagaagaaaaaagaaaacttgaaatctaaaaacttgaaaaatataCTCTTAGACATAATGCATAAACCatgcaaagaagaaaatacaagTTTGAGCTAACTCACAAGCACGAAGAGGTACACAATCATCTTCATCCATTATAATTACACCTTCTGGTATCCCTTCAGATTCAGTGTCTAAATCTGAATCAGAGTCATTAAATGCAAACACTATGGTTTTAGGATTTTGCTCAATGTCATGTGAACTCTTGTCAGATGTTGGTGACTCTGGCTTTGCTTTGTGATCTAAGCCTTTATCACCATCTTCTGCGTTAATCAAGTCAGTTTCTGGATGTGTCTCACTATTAAGCTTTTGAATGTCATTTTCAATGGGTAAACTAGATGGTATGAGGTTATACAGGTCTTCTTCACTGTTAATAATCACAGATCCTACTCCAACActagtctgaggtttatgtttaTCTTCTTTCCCACTTGACTATGTAGAaataggaatctttccctctaaagtATTTTGTTCTGGGAACAAAGATTGTGCTTCTGCATTTCCCCCTGCACCATCAGTAATAGCATGTGTGTCTTCATGTTGCCCCCCCAGAACAACATGCACCTATTTCTGGTTTAGTAGCCAAGGTGTTCATAATTAATGATTCATTGTCCATGACCTTGCTGCCCTCTTCCAGGTGCTTATTTAAACcagttaattcttcttgatttgaaTCATTCCCAATGAAATCTTCAATGGAACATGAAATTAAACCATGGCAGTTGCTCTGGCTAGATACCCCTGTGCCATTTAGAACGTTGGCACcaactgaatccttggttgttactaAGTCTGCCATTCCATCCCCAGATTCAAATTCAACTGAAATGTCACCTCCACTAATTTGAATATGATAATCTTTGTGTTCAAAAGTCATGTCAGCTCCATTAtcagtttgttttttcttaactATAACACTCATTACTGGATGAAAGGTACTAGCatctggattcaaactagataCATTTACAAAGGGTACTTCTGCCATAAAGTTATTGACCAAATTAACTGCATTAAGTGGGTCTTCTGTGAATGTTTTTAGAGCCTTGTTGTCTTTATCAACAGTAAGCTTTAGGGCACTGAAATTATGTGTTTCTGAATCTGTCAATAACTTTCTCTTtagttcttgtgactctttctttcccttttgcatatttcaatcccattatccactctacactggaaaaagttttcaaggaatgattttatttcctttatagacttttcctgtgtggttactatataAGTCTTATCAAAttctctcatctcatttgcaatttgagatgttatttctttaatttttgtttctgactttttaatctggctctgcctttctcttgccttattgcaatggctatcattccCAGAATTACTTTCTTGCACCAATTTTGCactatttcccaatttatttctACTATTATTATCTGCAGCTCCATTATTaccatttcttctatctccaacattcaattccactgggttttacatgtgtcattgatgaagacttattgccatattattgatatttgcactagtgggATTGTTTTgatcatccccaatcatatccccattgactaaTTTGATCAAgcaaatgtctttcttctgtgtttctacacccacagctctttttctggatgtggatagcattccctctcataagtccctcagaattgtcctggatcattgcattgctgctaatagagaagtccattacatgcatttgtgccacagtgtatcattttctgtgtataattttctcctggttctgttctttttgctctgcatcaattcctggaggtcattccacttcacatggaattcctccagttcattcttcctttaagcacaatagtattccatcaccaaaaattaccacaatttgttcagccattccccaattgaagtgcattacctcattttccaatttcttgccaccacaaagagcacagctataaatatttttgtacaagtctttttccctattatctctttggggtataaacccatcagtggtatggtggatcaatgggcaggcagtcttttaaagccctttgggcatagttacaaattgccctacagaatggttggatccattcacaacattaatgtcccaattttgccacatactctcaatgaggtctcccttttcatctttgatattgttaatttggttttcttctttccttttttattagattaactagtactttatctattttatttgtctttttttaagtgctagcttatagtcttatttattaattccatagttctttcactttttattttattaatgtctcctttaatttttagggtttctaatttggtttttatctggggatttttaatttgttctctttctagtttttttttttaatttgcatgcccaattcattgatctctgccttctgtaatttgttaatatatgtactcaaggatataaatttcccttcgaatactgctttggctacatcacatagattttgatatgatgtctcatcattgtcattccctccaatgaaatcattaattatttctatgatttgttcattaactaaccaattttggagaatcatattattttaatttccaattaattttttatttgcctctccatgtacccttatttttattacattattatctgaaaagattgcatttattttgtacttgtttgccatgtttttatgccctagtatgtggtcaatctttgtgaatgtaccatgtgctgctgaaaataaagtatattcctttttgtccctatttattatcTCTACACATCTATTAACTCCAAATTTtctaaagatttcattcacttctcttacctctttctcatttattttttggtttgatttctctagatcttatagaggaaggttcaggtctcccactagtataattttactatctatttcctccttgagctccattagtttatccttcagaaatttggatgctctttTCTGCCCACCCCTACTTCCCCCCCCATGCACTGCTCTGGCTGCATCATGCTCACACCAGGCTCTGGGCCCCCTGCAGCGCTAGCACTGCCACATCACTCCCTCCTTCCACCACCATGATTACCTACCAGGACCTCATCAGCCATGATGAGATGTTCGTCAATATTTACAAGATCCAGGAGATCTTGAATGGGCTATTCCTGGAGGTGGAGGGGAAATTGATCAGTAGGACAGAGGGTACCATTGATGATTCACTCATTGGTGGAAATGCCTCTGCTGAAGGTCCTGAGGTACAGGTAATCACTGGAGTTGATATAGTTATAAATCATTATCTGCAAGAAAATAGCTTCACAAAAGAATCCTACAAAAAGTACATCAAAGACTACATGAAATCAATCAAAGGCAGACTTGAAGAACAGAAGCCAGATAGAGTAAAACCTTTTATGACAGGAGTCACAGAACAAATCAAACATATCCTtgctaattttaataattatcagTTCTTCATAGGTGAAAACATGAATCCAGATGGCATGGTGGCTCTCTTAGATTTCCATGAGGATGGTGTGACCCCATATATGATTTTCTTTAAGGATGGTTTAGAAATGGAGAAGTGTAACAAATTCAGCCAATTATGTTGGGTCACCTGTCATCATAACTGGCTGCTGCTTTTTGTCATCTACACAACATCAGGACTTGGACAAATTTCGACTGATATCACCTTgagctttattcatttattttgaccTGATTTATTTGGAGTGGAggcattgtttttaaaaatatgtcatgTAGGTTGTCTAAAGTAAAACATATTTAAACCCACTTGAGAGAATTCCTCTTGGTCTAATGTTTTTTAAACTCAAATTAAAGTAACTTGTACCTCAAGGATCATTGTCAAGATCATTACCTTGTCATAGGTTACTTTTCAGCATATGACTCTTCAGATAGACTTTTCTACAGTTGACTGCTTTGTGAAAGTGGAATCTAAATTCTGTGTGCTAGCTAAACCTGAGCTGAATAAGGGAAGAGATGCCCACAAATGTGCCAACAATGTGAAGTGGACCTTTATACATTTTCATTTCATCTACAAGTTAAAGTAGAGTTAACTGGAAGAGAATACATCCAAACTGAATGAAGTGAAACCATGTAAAgccattgaaaaaaaagaaaagaaatttgtatgctacaccatttggtgcatacatgttgagtactactgatatttcctctgcttttattaggatgtaatgaccttccctatctcttttaatcatatctatttttactttggttttgtcagatatcatgattgcaactctgccttctttttcttagtagttgcccaatagattttgctccagccttttatgTTTACCCCTTGTGTGcccatgtatgtttcttgtagacaatatatggtaagattttggtttctaatccactctgctatttgcttctgttttatgtgtgagtttatcccattcacattcagagttatgattaccacgtgtgtattccccaacattctgatttcctctcctagttcttccctttcttctttttctatttccttttagatTGGTGCTTtgattttaatcagttcccccACCCCAATTTCCACCCTTGTTTTGCTTCCCTTTTGgtccccttcctttttattcccctcttgttattttttaaggtctattaaattccctccctcctctttttaccctctctttttgtactccctgcccactccccctgggtttttcctctctcagcttccctatagagtaagatagaatttgataccccaatgtatctagatgcttttccctctcagaattgattccactaaGTTTTGAGTATTACCTaatagcactctcttcctctcctttttacaataatattcttcccctcctcttacaATACTCCTCTTTGTGTGGAATAGATTATTCtacttttcttattccttcaagtttctcttggtgccaccTTCTACTCccaccctttcttttttttgcatatcatcttagaccacttagtaccccaatctctacctatgaatagTTCCTCTTACTAccataatagtgaatacaatttttgagagttacaaataacatttttccatatagtaatataaacaatttaatgtTACTGGAgcccttaaaaattaaaaattctttttctttccccctctttattatttgggttttctttttttctttttttgtgtttggatatcaaacgttttatttagttctggtcttttctttacaaatagttAGAAATCTTGTACTTTGTTAAATGCttatactttcccctagaagtatatagtcaattttgatgggtaggtgatccttatttgtagacccaattcttttgcctttctgaatatcatattccaagccagatcctgtataatcctgactaGGGATCCTTGatgtctgaattgtctctttctggtttcttgcaatattttctccttagcttggaagctcttgaatttgacaattaaatTCCTAGTGGTTGTGTTTTGAGGATTTAACATAGAGGGTGATCtatagattctttcaatgtctattttgccctcttgttgaagaacatcagggcatttttctcggataatttcttgtaggatgatgtcaaggtttctgtttatttccaggttttcaggtaggcctatgattctcaaattgtcgcccctggacctgttttccaagtTAACCATCTtctcagtgaaatatttcatgtttccttctattttgtcattcttttgactttgctttattaattctttctgtcttatgatatcattagcttctacttggccaattcttgtctttaaagacGGCTTTCAGCTATGATCATTCacttttccttttcggtttggtctatcctgcttttcatggcttccagctatttaattctggtcttcaatttccttataatttcatttgatttctggtattctttttccaaataagagtttctgtcttttaaaatgttttttctttgtccacttttcttgccaagttccttctatctttctcatttgattcacacCTCAAATTTAAGCTCCTCAAGaccttgtgaccaatttccattgtttttggaaGATTTGGATGTATTTACTTGTTTCTCATTCTCTGctatctcctctgtagtctgaatttttttctccataaaaattatccaggatcaatgcctttctcttgttctttttggtggtTGAAGATTGTGTTTCTTGGGTGTTGCCGACCATTACTTTGTtgacttttccttcccttcccaagcATAAGTCTAAGTGAGGAGAGCAGGCactctgtatataatg encodes:
- the LOC100018984 gene encoding translationally-controlled tumor protein-like, which gives rise to MITYQDLISHDEMFVNIYKIQEILNGLFLEVEGKLISRTEGTIDDSLIGGNASAEGPEVQVITGVDIVINHYLQENSFTKESYKKYIKDYMKSIKGRLEEQKPDRVKPFMTGVTEQIKHILANFNNYQFFIGENMNPDGMVALLDFHEDGVTPYMIFFKDGLEMEKCNKFSQLCWVTCHHNWLLLFVIYTTSGLGQISTDITLSFIHLF